The Sphingomonas telluris genome includes a window with the following:
- a CDS encoding calcium-binding protein has translation MTKVTSSESIRATTVATTAEAGLVLTGTAGDDELNGGDGDDIIDGLAGNDSISGGLGSDHLIGGLGDDYLLEGFEDNGPFSDDTYDGGDGNDRLNYFNLSGGVTVDLRITGPQNTGVTGNDTLIGIEHITATNFDDNLTGNDSGNWLWSLSGNDTLAGNGGDDLFTVGQGNKIIDGGTGTDTVEILDQAFFQLYTEDGITLSLAKQGTVQATEVGDWTLTNIENLGGWYGNDHLTGDGKANVLLGGQGNDTLVGGAGNDILAGDGSTDITGDNSGAITVVYDPDWEGGHDYLDGGDGNDTLIGGGGNDTLAGGTGADSMTGGTGDDAYFVGNAFDQVVENASQGTDTVNTTISYVLGNNVENLTLLGGAALKGTGNGLDNVIVGNTGNNVIDAGAGNDTLQGGAGTDTLTGGSGNDSLDGGAGGDAMKGGTGNDSYYVGNAFDKVTEGSNAGTDTVYSTISYVLGSNVENLTLTGSASIKGTGNGLANTLIGNSGDNVLDGGAGGDVMMGGAGNDTYYVGNAFDQAIENASEGNDSVYSTISYTLGANLENLRLLGTASINATGNSSRNLLVGNDGNNDLNGGTGADKMGGGKGNDTYHVDNAGDQVIENAASGTDTVASTISYTLGANVETLRLQGSAAIDGTGNELDNVLAGNSGANTLSGGAGNDKLLGSKGTDQLWGGTGADDFAFGSADFGGLTESTADRIHDFSQAEGDHINLTQVDANSLLTGRQGFSFIGSDAFHNVAGELRYEESGGNTFVYGDTNGDGIADFMVMLDGGHTLTGGDFLL, from the coding sequence ATGACGAAAGTGACCTCGAGCGAATCAATTCGCGCCACCACTGTGGCCACGACTGCCGAGGCCGGCCTCGTGCTGACGGGCACTGCCGGAGACGATGAACTCAATGGCGGCGATGGCGACGACATCATCGACGGTCTTGCTGGAAATGACTCCATCAGTGGCGGGCTGGGCTCGGACCACCTGATCGGCGGACTGGGCGACGATTATCTCCTCGAGGGATTTGAGGACAACGGACCGTTCTCTGATGACACGTATGACGGCGGCGACGGCAACGATCGCCTGAACTACTTCAACCTCTCGGGTGGTGTGACGGTCGACCTGCGGATCACGGGTCCGCAGAACACCGGCGTGACAGGCAACGATACCCTAATCGGGATCGAGCACATCACCGCGACCAACTTCGACGACAATCTGACCGGCAACGATTCCGGCAACTGGTTATGGAGCCTGAGCGGCAACGACACGCTCGCGGGGAACGGCGGAGACGACCTGTTTACCGTCGGCCAAGGCAACAAGATCATCGACGGCGGTACTGGCACCGACACCGTCGAGATTCTCGATCAGGCCTTCTTCCAGCTCTACACGGAAGATGGGATCACACTGTCGCTCGCCAAGCAGGGGACCGTACAAGCAACGGAAGTTGGCGACTGGACGCTGACGAATATTGAAAACCTGGGCGGCTGGTATGGCAACGATCACCTGACGGGTGATGGCAAGGCCAACGTCCTGCTTGGCGGACAAGGCAATGACACGCTGGTTGGCGGCGCCGGGAACGACATCCTGGCAGGTGACGGATCGACCGATATTACCGGTGACAATTCTGGAGCGATCACCGTCGTCTACGATCCCGATTGGGAAGGCGGGCACGATTATCTCGACGGTGGCGACGGGAATGACACGCTGATCGGCGGCGGCGGAAACGACACGCTCGCTGGTGGGACCGGTGCGGACAGCATGACCGGCGGCACAGGCGACGATGCCTATTTTGTCGGCAATGCTTTTGACCAGGTGGTAGAGAACGCGTCGCAAGGCACGGACACCGTCAACACCACCATCAGCTATGTGCTTGGTAACAACGTCGAGAATCTGACTCTGCTAGGCGGCGCGGCTCTCAAGGGCACCGGTAACGGCCTCGACAATGTGATCGTGGGCAATACCGGCAACAACGTTATCGACGCCGGCGCAGGGAACGACACCCTCCAGGGCGGCGCAGGCACGGACACGCTAACCGGCGGAAGCGGAAACGACTCCCTCGATGGCGGAGCCGGCGGCGACGCCATGAAGGGCGGGACCGGTAACGACAGCTATTATGTAGGCAATGCGTTCGACAAGGTCACCGAAGGAAGCAACGCTGGTACCGACACCGTCTACAGTACGATCAGCTACGTCCTTGGCTCCAACGTCGAGAACCTGACGCTGACCGGTTCCGCCTCGATCAAGGGGACGGGCAACGGCCTTGCCAACACGCTGATCGGCAACTCCGGCGACAACGTCCTCGACGGTGGGGCCGGCGGCGACGTCATGATGGGCGGAGCTGGCAACGATACTTACTACGTCGGCAATGCCTTCGACCAAGCGATCGAGAACGCTTCGGAGGGTAACGACAGCGTCTACAGCACGATCAGCTACACGCTGGGCGCCAACCTCGAGAATCTGCGCTTGCTTGGAACGGCGTCGATCAACGCGACCGGCAATTCGAGCCGCAATCTGCTCGTCGGCAATGACGGCAACAACGACCTCAACGGCGGAACCGGCGCCGACAAGATGGGCGGCGGCAAAGGCAATGACACCTACCATGTCGACAATGCCGGTGATCAGGTGATCGAGAATGCCGCGTCCGGCACGGACACCGTGGCCAGCACGATCAGCTACACGCTCGGAGCCAACGTCGAGACGCTGCGGCTGCAGGGCTCGGCGGCAATCGACGGGACCGGCAATGAGTTGGACAACGTGCTCGCCGGCAATAGTGGCGCCAACACGCTCAGTGGCGGCGCTGGCAACGACAAGCTCCTCGGTAGCAAGGGCACCGATCAGCTGTGGGGTGGCACGGGTGCCGACGATTTCGCGTTCGGAAGCGCGGATTTCGGTGGGCTTACGGAGAGCACGGCCGACCGCATCCATGACTTCAGCCAGGCCGAAGGCGATCACATCAACCTGACCCAGGTCGACGCCAACAGTCTCCTCACCGGCCGCCAGGGCTTCAGCTTCATCGGCAGCGACGCCTTCCACAATGTCGCCGGCGAGCTGCGCTATGAGGAATCCGGCGGCAACACCTTCGTCTACGGCGATACCAATGGCGACGGCATCGCCGACTTTATGGTCATGCTCGATGGAGGCCACACCCTCACCGGAGGCGACTTCCTGCTGTGA
- a CDS encoding DNA modification methylase, translating to MARSTVQRLPAGAPLPIVINGALEILDGIEFVDAVQELGIPTILVLQHDGMTPVEEKQYRVAIDQLQSRGSWDPIGLEEWVRLFERDIEDFDHAMLGFESGELDKALGIPNRIGDEEAALPCVTSTAITERGSIWKLGHHRLMVGDATSPEDLQLLMAGRQADAAVTDPPFGCVVDGFVSKKGKHRNFIEGAGDKSPEELAKFFSDFARNLSGVLRPGALIFTFIDWRSLHLLQRACEPIFGSLVQLVCWVKDRGGMGGLYRSQHELVLVYRHAQGKHVNAVQLGKHGRNRSNVWNYPCAASSRGGREGDMLKHHPTPKPVEMIADAILDCTHVGDAIVDPFLGSGTSLIAAERTGRVCHGLELDPRYADVAIRRWQNWTGVDAVLENDGRTFNEIEEVLFDASSR from the coding sequence TTGGCACGCAGCACCGTCCAAAGGCTTCCAGCCGGCGCTCCCCTCCCGATCGTAATCAACGGCGCATTGGAGATTCTCGACGGGATCGAATTCGTCGATGCCGTCCAGGAACTCGGCATTCCAACCATCCTCGTGCTGCAGCACGACGGCATGACGCCCGTTGAGGAAAAACAGTACCGGGTGGCCATCGACCAGCTTCAGTCACGCGGATCTTGGGACCCGATTGGCCTCGAAGAATGGGTGCGCCTCTTCGAACGAGATATCGAGGATTTCGATCACGCGATGCTAGGCTTCGAGAGCGGCGAGTTGGACAAGGCTCTCGGGATTCCGAACCGCATCGGTGACGAGGAAGCGGCGCTTCCCTGCGTGACTTCGACGGCAATCACCGAGCGGGGGTCAATTTGGAAGCTCGGCCATCACCGCTTGATGGTGGGCGACGCTACTAGCCCGGAAGATCTCCAGCTCTTGATGGCCGGCCGACAAGCGGATGCTGCCGTAACGGATCCCCCTTTTGGCTGCGTCGTGGACGGATTCGTGTCGAAGAAGGGAAAGCACCGCAATTTCATAGAAGGAGCAGGAGACAAGAGCCCCGAAGAGCTCGCGAAATTCTTTAGTGACTTCGCTAGGAACCTGTCGGGCGTCCTAAGGCCCGGAGCGCTAATCTTTACCTTCATCGATTGGCGCAGCTTGCACCTGCTGCAGCGCGCGTGCGAGCCGATCTTCGGCAGTCTCGTCCAGCTCGTTTGCTGGGTGAAAGACCGGGGCGGCATGGGCGGGTTGTACCGCTCGCAACACGAGCTGGTCCTGGTCTACCGACACGCCCAGGGAAAGCACGTCAATGCCGTCCAACTGGGCAAGCATGGCAGGAACCGCTCCAACGTCTGGAACTATCCCTGCGCCGCTTCGAGCCGAGGAGGGCGAGAAGGGGACATGCTCAAGCACCACCCGACGCCGAAGCCCGTCGAGATGATCGCTGATGCAATTCTCGACTGCACGCACGTCGGGGACGCGATTGTAGATCCCTTTTTGGGATCTGGAACGAGCTTGATTGCGGCCGAGCGAACCGGCCGTGTTTGCCACGGACTAGAGCTGGACCCGCGCTACGCGGATGTTGCTATTCGCCGTTGGCAAAACTGGACCGGGGTCGACGCAGTTCTCGAGAATGACGGCCGAACTTTCAATGAAATCGAAGAAGTGCTGTTCGACGCGAGCTCGCGATGA
- a CDS encoding DUF5681 domain-containing protein, giving the protein MTGRRDYEVGYGKPPRHSQFVPGQSGFKGRKKRKPETQAQVIARVRDELVTINGETMTKYELAVRSVIAQTVKSGKPRDLKVLLDLLGQYGAMPQVEAAEEARAQGQAVAQKLMDYFNKTNDIDPLDATAVDRLNELETRLVLGCAHCGPKLRDNWKTADYRARLERYGGSSIHKSVLNSRPEGKSG; this is encoded by the coding sequence ATGACTGGGAGACGCGACTACGAAGTCGGTTATGGAAAGCCGCCACGTCACTCGCAGTTTGTCCCGGGCCAGTCCGGGTTCAAGGGGAGAAAGAAGCGCAAGCCCGAGACGCAAGCGCAGGTGATCGCCCGCGTTCGCGACGAGCTAGTCACCATCAACGGCGAAACCATGACGAAATACGAGCTCGCCGTTCGAAGCGTTATCGCGCAGACGGTGAAGAGCGGTAAGCCGCGCGATCTCAAGGTCCTTCTTGACCTGCTCGGCCAATACGGTGCGATGCCGCAGGTCGAAGCCGCTGAAGAAGCCAGGGCGCAAGGCCAAGCCGTGGCCCAGAAACTCATGGATTACTTCAACAAGACGAACGACATCGATCCGTTGGATGCAACGGCGGTCGACAGGCTAAACGAGCTGGAGACAAGGCTGGTGTTGGGGTGCGCGCACTGCGGGCCCAAGCTCCGAGACAACTGGAAAACAGCCGACTACCGAGCCAGGCTTGAAAGGTATGGAGGCTCCAGCATCCACAAATCCGTGCTGAACTCTCGTCCTGAGGGGAAGTCAGGATGA